In Methylomonas sp. ZR1, one DNA window encodes the following:
- a CDS encoding type II toxin-antitoxin system VapC family toxin, which translates to MAYLLDTNAAIALLKENPNLLNHVRHVGRTSLKLCAPVEAELWFGVAKSVRQEQNRSRLLTLLEWVPSLPFAGPATQRFGEIRAFLVSQGTPIGPYDLQIAAIAVANDLTVITNNTREFQRVPGLKLEDWLS; encoded by the coding sequence ATGGCTTATTTATTGGATACCAATGCTGCCATTGCACTGTTGAAGGAAAATCCAAACTTGCTTAATCATGTCCGTCACGTAGGTAGGACATCATTAAAACTGTGTGCGCCTGTCGAAGCAGAGTTGTGGTTCGGTGTGGCAAAAAGCGTTCGGCAAGAACAAAATCGCTCCCGCCTGCTTACGTTATTAGAATGGGTACCAAGCTTACCCTTTGCAGGCCCGGCAACACAGCGTTTTGGTGAGATTCGGGCCTTTTTGGTTAGTCAAGGGACACCCATAGGCCCGTATGATTTGCAGATTGCCGCTATCGCTGTTGCCAATGACTTAACGGTTATAACGAATAATACCCGGGAATTTCAGCGGGTGCCGGGTCTCAAATTAGAGGATTGGCTGTCGTGA
- a CDS encoding DUF2281 domain-containing protein: MNLAETIYKHSLNLPESAAREALDFIEFLEQRYSMDQPQTEQKNDTAAFLAALAGGLSEDFPDDISDADLGTDTLRETWD; the protein is encoded by the coding sequence ATGAACCTAGCCGAAACTATTTATAAACACAGTTTAAATCTCCCGGAATCGGCTGCTCGCGAAGCCTTGGATTTTATCGAGTTTCTGGAGCAACGTTATTCAATGGATCAGCCGCAAACAGAGCAGAAGAACGATACAGCGGCCTTTCTGGCTGCATTGGCTGGTGGTTTAAGCGAAGATTTTCCAGATGATATTAGTGATGCCGATTTAGGAACTGACACACTCAGAGAGACTTGGGACTGA
- a CDS encoding type II toxin-antitoxin system ParD family antitoxin, with protein sequence MANVEKISIALTPEMATIVRQCVESGEYASSSELIREALRDWKTKRLLQQSELQELKSLWQTGIDSGSGTFTDMDAVKMEARKRLASSTK encoded by the coding sequence ATGGCCAACGTCGAAAAAATATCTATCGCTTTAACACCCGAAATGGCGACTATTGTGCGGCAATGTGTTGAAAGCGGTGAATACGCCAGCTCCAGCGAACTCATTCGTGAAGCATTGCGTGACTGGAAAACTAAACGGTTGTTGCAACAAAGTGAACTTCAAGAACTGAAAAGTCTTTGGCAGACAGGTATTGATAGCGGCTCTGGAACATTTACCGATATGGATGCCGTTAAGATGGAGGCCAGAAAACGCCTTGCATCATCCACTAAATAG
- a CDS encoding type II toxin-antitoxin system RelE/ParE family toxin — MGSVQRTAQSEEDLIEIWLYIAQDNPLAADRVLDDMEQRFIMLADNPQMGRYRPDIAPELRYFISGKYLILYRTLTDGVQIVRVIHGARDLPNVI, encoded by the coding sequence ATGGGTAGCGTCCAGCGTACTGCTCAATCCGAAGAGGATTTAATTGAGATATGGCTCTACATTGCCCAAGATAATCCCCTCGCGGCTGATAGAGTATTGGATGATATGGAACAGCGTTTCATCATGCTGGCAGACAATCCCCAGATGGGTCGTTACCGCCCCGATATTGCGCCCGAGCTACGGTATTTTATATCGGGCAAATACCTTATCCTTTACAGAACCCTAACCGATGGCGTGCAGATAGTTCGCGTCATTCATGGCGCCAGGGATTTGCCCAACGTGATCTAA